In Niveispirillum cyanobacteriorum, the following proteins share a genomic window:
- a CDS encoding LL-diaminopimelate aminotransferase — MSDTEFHRIKRLPPYVFAEVNAMKARARAAAEDIIDLGMGNPDQPTPPHIVAKMIEAVQNPKTHRYSQSRGIPGLRKAISAYYKRRFDVDIDPETEAIVTIGSKEGLANLAQAITSPGDVILVPNPSYPIHPFGFMLAGAALRHIPVNNGLDDFVPALERAIKHSVPKPTALIVSFPANPTGQTVSLDFYRPIVDLCLKHGIYILSDIAYAEIYFDGNPPPSVLQIPEARDITVEFNSLSKTYNMPGWRVGFGVGSKKLVGALAKFKSYVDYGAFTPIQVAATAALNGPQDCVLEIREMYKQRRDVLIKGLHAAGWMVPSPNASMFVWAEIPEPFKHLSSLEFAKVLMQEAKVAVSPGIGFGEYGDTHVRFGLVENTQRIRQATNNIKLFLDKARKINAPITSEPAAVE, encoded by the coding sequence ATGAGCGACACTGAATTCCACCGCATCAAGCGGCTTCCGCCCTACGTCTTCGCTGAAGTGAATGCGATGAAGGCGCGAGCTAGGGCCGCCGCGGAGGACATCATCGATCTCGGCATGGGTAACCCGGACCAGCCGACGCCGCCGCATATCGTGGCGAAGATGATCGAGGCGGTCCAGAACCCCAAGACCCATCGCTATAGCCAGAGCCGCGGTATTCCCGGCCTGCGCAAGGCCATCAGCGCCTATTACAAGCGCCGCTTCGACGTTGATATCGACCCGGAAACCGAAGCGATCGTTACCATCGGCTCCAAGGAAGGCCTGGCCAATCTGGCGCAGGCCATCACCAGCCCTGGCGACGTGATCCTGGTGCCGAATCCGTCTTACCCGATCCATCCGTTCGGCTTCATGCTGGCCGGTGCCGCCCTGCGCCACATCCCCGTGAATAACGGCCTGGATGATTTTGTGCCGGCGCTGGAACGCGCCATCAAGCATTCGGTGCCCAAGCCCACGGCCCTGATCGTCAGCTTCCCCGCCAACCCGACGGGTCAGACGGTGTCGCTGGATTTCTACCGGCCCATCGTGGATCTGTGCCTGAAGCACGGCATCTATATCCTGTCTGACATCGCCTATGCCGAGATCTATTTCGATGGCAATCCGCCGCCGTCGGTGTTGCAGATCCCGGAAGCGCGCGACATCACCGTGGAATTCAACAGCTTGTCCAAGACCTACAACATGCCGGGCTGGCGTGTCGGTTTCGGGGTGGGTTCGAAGAAGCTGGTCGGCGCGCTGGCCAAGTTCAAATCCTATGTGGATTACGGCGCCTTCACGCCCATCCAGGTGGCCGCCACCGCTGCGCTGAACGGGCCGCAGGATTGCGTGCTGGAAATCCGCGAGATGTACAAGCAGCGCCGCGACGTGCTGATCAAGGGTCTGCACGCCGCCGGCTGGATGGTGCCGTCGCCCAACGCATCCATGTTCGTCTGGGCCGAAATCCCGGAGCCGTTCAAGCATTTGAGCAGCCTGGAATTCGCCAAGGTCCTGATGCAGGAAGCCAAGGTCGCTGTCAGCCCCGGCATCGGGTTTGGCGAATATGGCGATACGCATGTGCGGTTCGGGCTGGTGGAAAACACCCAGCGCATCCGTCAGGCCACCAACAATATCAAGCTGTTCCTGGACAAGGCGCGCAAGATCAACGCGCCCATCACGTCCGAACCCGCCGCTGTCGAGTGA
- a CDS encoding homoserine dehydrogenase, whose product MVDGKPLRIGVAGLGTVGGGVLKLVSANADLLSKRTGRPIQVVAVSARDRSRDRGVDLSNVRWYEDAADLAVDPDVDVFVELIGGSDGIAKQAVEAALAAGKHVVTANKALLAHHGAALATKAESAGLTLAFEAAVAGGIPAIKGLREGLAANNIREVHGILNGTCNYILTEMRTTGRDFADVLADAQRLGYAEADPSFDVDGVDAAHKLAVLTAVAFGAHVDFKSVHIEGIRHVSALDINYAQELGYRIRLLGIARRTEDGIEQRVHPCMVPITSPCGATDGVFNAVVADGDFVDKVVLVGRGAGAGPTASAVVADLVDIARGRSTPTFGVPAAALEPAKAAPLSRRRGRYYVRLMVVDRPGVIAEIAATLRDQNVSMEAFLQRGRAPGEAVPVVWTTHDTDEAAMQQALATIASLDSVLEPPRMIRIEDF is encoded by the coding sequence ATGGTTGATGGCAAACCCTTGCGTATTGGTGTCGCTGGCCTGGGTACGGTCGGCGGTGGGGTTCTGAAGCTGGTATCGGCCAATGCCGATCTGCTGTCCAAGCGGACGGGCCGCCCCATTCAGGTGGTGGCCGTTTCCGCCCGTGACCGCAGCCGCGACCGTGGCGTCGATCTGTCGAATGTCCGCTGGTACGAGGATGCGGCCGATCTGGCCGTTGATCCCGATGTCGATGTCTTTGTCGAACTGATCGGCGGGTCCGACGGCATTGCCAAACAGGCGGTCGAGGCGGCATTGGCCGCCGGCAAGCATGTGGTGACGGCCAACAAGGCGCTGCTGGCCCATCATGGCGCGGCACTGGCCACCAAGGCCGAGTCCGCCGGCCTGACCCTGGCGTTCGAGGCGGCGGTGGCCGGCGGCATCCCCGCCATCAAGGGCCTGCGCGAAGGGCTGGCCGCCAACAATATCCGTGAAGTCCACGGCATCCTGAACGGCACCTGCAATTACATCCTGACCGAGATGCGGACCACGGGACGCGATTTCGCCGATGTTCTGGCCGATGCCCAGCGCCTGGGCTATGCCGAGGCTGACCCGTCCTTTGACGTGGATGGTGTGGATGCCGCGCATAAGCTGGCGGTGCTGACCGCCGTCGCCTTTGGCGCGCATGTCGATTTCAAGTCGGTGCATATCGAGGGCATCCGCCACGTCTCCGCCCTTGATATCAACTATGCCCAGGAACTGGGTTACCGCATCCGTCTGCTGGGCATTGCCCGGCGGACGGAAGATGGCATTGAGCAGCGGGTGCATCCCTGCATGGTGCCGATCACCAGCCCTTGTGGTGCCACCGATGGCGTGTTCAACGCCGTCGTCGCCGATGGTGATTTCGTGGACAAGGTGGTGCTCGTGGGGCGCGGTGCCGGTGCCGGCCCGACCGCGTCCGCCGTTGTTGCCGATCTGGTGGATATCGCCCGTGGCCGTTCCACGCCGACCTTTGGCGTGCCGGCGGCAGCACTGGAGCCGGCCAAGGCCGCCCCGCTGAGCCGCCGCCGTGGTCGTTACTATGTCCGCCTGATGGTGGTCGACCGTCCCGGCGTGATTGCCGAGATCGCGGCCACGCTGCGCGACCAGAATGTCTCCATGGAGGCGTTCCTGCAGCGCGGCCGGGCACCCGGTGAGGCGGTGCCCGTGGTCTGGACCACCCACGACACGGACGAGGCCGCCATGCAGCAGGCGCTCGCCACCATCGCGTCGTTGGACAGTGTTCTGGAACCGCCGCGCATGATCCGCATCGAGGATTTCTGA
- a CDS encoding GIN domain-containing protein, whose amino-acid sequence MSLKAALFASALTLTALPALAFGPQDYAAREVTVQDVVGRLEVKVDAGASKVTASVTGPDRWVQLVEVKKEGDDLVIHQKDSPRDRRWRDKDDWITVTLTVPAGTKLEIDGFTGEGTVGDLRGALSVDGMNSGTLTVGRVSTASIGIDGSGDVKLGDVDRDVEVEINGSGSVITGRTSGKTALEINGSGEISLAHANGPINAEINGSGDIRIQSGVADPLAVEINGSGSLLLDGVARNQSIDQSGSGNVRVTGRSS is encoded by the coding sequence ATGTCGCTGAAAGCCGCCCTGTTCGCCTCTGCCCTGACCCTGACGGCGCTGCCGGCGCTGGCGTTCGGGCCGCAGGATTATGCCGCCCGTGAGGTGACGGTGCAGGATGTCGTGGGCCGGCTGGAGGTGAAGGTGGATGCCGGCGCCTCCAAGGTGACGGCCAGTGTCACCGGCCCCGACCGCTGGGTACAGTTGGTCGAGGTGAAGAAGGAAGGCGACGATCTGGTCATCCATCAGAAGGACAGCCCGCGTGACCGCCGCTGGCGCGACAAGGATGACTGGATCACCGTCACCCTGACCGTTCCCGCCGGCACCAAGCTGGAGATTGACGGCTTTACGGGGGAGGGGACGGTCGGCGACCTGCGCGGTGCCCTGTCCGTTGACGGCATGAATTCCGGCACGCTGACCGTGGGCCGGGTGTCCACGGCCAGCATCGGCATCGACGGGTCGGGCGATGTGAAGCTGGGCGATGTCGACCGTGATGTCGAAGTGGAGATCAATGGCAGCGGCTCCGTCATCACGGGTCGCACCAGCGGCAAGACGGCGCTGGAGATTAACGGGTCGGGCGAGATCTCGCTGGCCCATGCCAATGGCCCCATCAATGCCGAGATCAACGGCTCCGGCGATATCCGCATTCAGTCCGGTGTTGCCGATCCGCTGGCCGTGGAGATCAACGGTTCCGGCTCGCTGCTGCTGGACGGTGTTGCCCGCAATCAGAGCATTGACCAGTCCGGTTCCGGCAATGTCCGCGTGACGGGCCGGAGCAGTTAA
- a CDS encoding PHA/PHB synthase family protein: MAEPQSPEIKIPDPVEMSRNMARIAEQSQRLVSDFLQRQNGGDASASQGMMHIGAAFMEMTARLMADPAKLMQAQMSLWQDYMSLWQRTTQRLLGQEAAPVVAPAKEDKRFKDSAWDENALFDYIKQSYLLTARWLQSTVHEVEGMDDKTAKKVDFYTRQFVDAMAPSNFVLTNPEVLRATIESGGENLVKGLENLLGDLERGKGQLAISMTDYKKFEVGKNIAATPGQVIYQNELMQLIQYNPTTEQQHKRPLLIVPPWINKFYILDLRPANSLVKWLCDQGHTVFIVSWVNPDEHLATKTWEDYMTAGPLAAIDAIEQATGEREINMVGYCIGGTLTASTLAYMAEKGDDRVKSVLYLVTLTDFTEPGELSVFIDEEQLAALEEKMNSQGYLNGQSMATTFNMLRANDLIWSFVVNNYLLGKDPFPFDLLYWNSDATRMPAAMHSFYLRNMYQRNLLVKPCALTLKGVEIDLGKIKTPTFMLSTREDHITPWKSTYAATQLYGGPVKFVLAASGHIAGVVNPPTANKYSHFLNNKLPKDPEQWLAGAKQVEGSWWPEYAKWVQKYAGPKVPARQPGDGKLKPIEPAPGSYVKVRVVE; this comes from the coding sequence ATGGCCGAGCCGCAAAGCCCCGAGATCAAGATCCCCGATCCGGTCGAAATGTCGCGCAACATGGCGCGCATCGCCGAACAGAGCCAGCGGCTGGTCTCCGATTTCCTGCAAAGGCAGAATGGCGGCGACGCATCCGCCTCCCAGGGGATGATGCATATTGGTGCGGCCTTCATGGAGATGACGGCCCGCCTGATGGCCGATCCGGCCAAGCTGATGCAGGCGCAGATGTCGCTATGGCAGGACTATATGTCTTTGTGGCAGCGCACGACCCAGCGCCTGCTGGGTCAGGAAGCCGCCCCCGTGGTGGCGCCGGCCAAGGAGGATAAGCGCTTCAAGGACAGCGCCTGGGATGAAAACGCCCTGTTCGACTATATCAAGCAATCCTACCTGCTGACGGCCCGCTGGCTGCAATCCACCGTGCATGAGGTGGAGGGGATGGATGACAAGACGGCCAAGAAGGTGGATTTCTATACGCGCCAGTTCGTGGATGCGATGGCGCCCAGCAATTTCGTCCTGACCAACCCGGAGGTGCTGCGCGCCACTATCGAATCCGGTGGCGAGAATCTGGTGAAGGGACTGGAGAACCTGCTGGGCGATCTGGAGCGCGGCAAGGGCCAGCTCGCCATCTCCATGACCGACTATAAGAAGTTCGAGGTGGGCAAGAATATCGCCGCCACGCCGGGTCAGGTGATTTACCAGAACGAGTTGATGCAGCTGATCCAGTACAATCCCACGACGGAGCAGCAGCATAAGCGCCCGCTGCTGATCGTGCCGCCGTGGATCAACAAATTCTATATCCTGGACCTGCGCCCGGCCAATTCACTGGTGAAATGGCTGTGCGATCAGGGGCATACGGTCTTCATCGTCTCCTGGGTCAACCCGGATGAACATCTGGCGACCAAGACCTGGGAAGATTACATGACCGCCGGCCCGCTGGCCGCCATCGACGCCATCGAACAGGCGACGGGGGAGCGGGAGATCAACATGGTCGGCTACTGCATCGGCGGGACGCTGACGGCCTCCACGTTGGCCTATATGGCGGAAAAGGGTGATGACCGGGTGAAGAGCGTGCTCTATCTCGTCACCCTGACCGATTTCACCGAACCCGGCGAACTGTCTGTCTTCATTGATGAAGAACAGTTGGCGGCACTGGAAGAAAAGATGAACAGCCAGGGCTACCTGAACGGGCAGTCTATGGCGACCACCTTCAACATGCTGCGCGCCAACGACCTGATCTGGTCGTTCGTGGTCAATAATTACCTGCTGGGCAAGGACCCGTTCCCGTTCGACCTTCTGTACTGGAACTCCGACGCCACCCGCATGCCCGCCGCCATGCACAGTTTCTACCTGCGCAACATGTATCAGCGGAACCTGCTGGTGAAGCCCTGTGCGCTGACCCTGAAGGGTGTGGAGATTGATCTGGGCAAGATCAAAACCCCGACCTTCATGCTGTCCACGCGCGAGGATCACATCACGCCCTGGAAGTCGACCTATGCCGCGACGCAGCTTTATGGCGGCCCGGTGAAGTTTGTGCTGGCGGCATCCGGCCATATTGCCGGGGTCGTCAACCCGCCGACAGCCAACAAGTACAGCCACTTCCTGAACAACAAGCTGCCCAAGGACCCCGAACAGTGGCTGGCCGGCGCCAAACAGGTGGAGGGCAGCTGGTGGCCCGAATATGCCAAGTGGGTGCAGAAATATGCCGGCCCCAAGGTCCCGGCACGGCAACCCGGCGATGGCAAGCTGAAACCGATTGAGCCGGCGCCCGGTTCCTATGTGAAGGTGCGGGTGGTGGAGTGA
- a CDS encoding esterase-like activity of phytase family protein produces MPRPLLRLPAALFLALTLAGCAIGQDGPPSVPVALLEEVAAPVRAGGLIWRGTLHLRDANPDFGGLSSLRVSPDGSQFVAISDRGKRVAGRLSYGPAGELVAAGSYSIDQLLGADGQALPGFFNDTEGLALIGDWPGDGWAVSMERRHSILRYPPALAGSAAAELPVPDGFAQLPFNSGIETLLSLPDGRLLAIAEDGDGQGRHRAWIGGPGAWAEFTYQGLPPFLPVDAARLPDGGILVLERRVGLLGGWGSRIVRVDSSALKTGAVAQGQEIARLQPPMATENYEGIDTRPLPGGGVAVYLVSDNNFKPVIQRTLLTMFEWRP; encoded by the coding sequence ATGCCGCGTCCCCTTCTGCGTCTGCCCGCCGCCCTGTTCCTGGCGCTGACGCTGGCCGGCTGTGCCATCGGTCAGGACGGGCCGCCCAGCGTGCCGGTGGCGTTGCTGGAGGAAGTGGCCGCCCCGGTGCGGGCGGGGGGGCTGATCTGGCGCGGGACCCTGCATCTGCGCGATGCGAATCCGGATTTCGGTGGCCTGTCCTCGCTCCGTGTCAGCCCGGACGGGTCGCAGTTCGTGGCGATCAGCGACCGGGGTAAGCGCGTTGCGGGGCGGTTATCCTATGGGCCGGCGGGGGAGTTGGTCGCGGCAGGGAGTTACAGCATCGATCAGCTGCTGGGCGCGGACGGGCAGGCACTGCCGGGCTTCTTCAACGATACAGAGGGTCTGGCCCTGATCGGCGATTGGCCGGGCGATGGCTGGGCCGTGTCGATGGAGCGGCGGCATTCCATCCTGCGCTACCCCCCGGCCTTGGCCGGATCGGCGGCGGCGGAACTGCCGGTGCCGGACGGGTTTGCGCAGCTTCCGTTCAATTCGGGGATCGAGACGTTGCTGTCGCTGCCCGATGGTCGCCTGCTGGCCATTGCCGAGGATGGGGACGGGCAGGGGCGGCACCGCGCCTGGATCGGCGGTCCGGGGGCGTGGGCGGAGTTCACCTATCAAGGGCTGCCGCCCTTCCTGCCGGTGGACGCGGCACGCCTGCCCGATGGTGGCATTCTGGTGCTTGAACGCCGGGTGGGCCTGCTGGGTGGCTGGGGCAGCCGCATCGTGCGGGTGGATTCCAGTGCCTTGAAGACCGGTGCGGTGGCGCAGGGCCAGGAGATCGCGCGTTTACAGCCGCCCATGGCGACCGAGAATTATGAGGGGATCGACACGCGACCCCTGCCGGGCGGCGGGGTCGCGGTCTATCTGGTATCCGACAACAACTTCAAGCCGGTCATTCAGCGCACATTGCTGACCATGTTTGAATGGCGGCCGTGA
- the hisS gene encoding histidine--tRNA ligase gives MALITPRTPAGTMELLPRRQVTFQRMLDTIRRNYERFGFIPLETPVFEVADVLLSKSGGETEKQVYFVQSTGAIEQGHKPDLAMRFDLTVPTARYVAQYERELAFPFRRYQMQRVYRGERAQKGRYREFYQCDIDVIGKDSLPVAYDAEMPAVIYSVFTELNVGPFQINFNNRKILLGMFEALGVTDPGIRILVLRQVDKLDKLSREDVLNLLTADGIALSGEQAASVLDMIGFSGSSADTLAHLDRLGLDNDLFKEGVEELRQVVAALIAFGVPETHWRINLAIARGLDYYTGTVYETFLTDHRSLGSVCSGGRYENLAGLYTKSKLPGVGISIGLTRLFYALEQAGIVKDGDSSVQALVTQFDPSLLNDYLAIGAALRQGGVNTEIYLSPDKPAKQFKYADKAGIRYAVIMGSDEKAKGEVLVKDMVAGTQEAVKLGELVGWFKGAIG, from the coding sequence ATGGCCCTGATCACCCCCCGCACCCCCGCCGGCACCATGGAATTGCTGCCGCGCCGTCAGGTCACCTTCCAGCGCATGCTGGACACGATCCGCCGCAATTACGAACGGTTCGGCTTCATCCCGCTGGAGACGCCGGTATTCGAGGTGGCGGACGTGCTTCTGTCCAAGTCGGGTGGGGAGACGGAAAAGCAGGTCTATTTCGTGCAGTCGACGGGCGCCATCGAACAGGGTCACAAGCCCGATCTGGCCATGCGCTTTGATCTGACGGTGCCCACCGCCCGCTATGTCGCGCAGTATGAGCGCGAGCTGGCCTTTCCCTTCCGCCGCTATCAGATGCAGCGCGTCTATCGCGGCGAGCGGGCGCAGAAGGGCCGGTACCGCGAATTCTATCAGTGCGATATCGACGTGATTGGCAAGGACAGTTTGCCTGTCGCCTATGATGCCGAGATGCCCGCTGTCATCTATTCCGTGTTCACGGAGCTGAATGTCGGGCCGTTCCAGATCAACTTCAACAATCGCAAGATCCTGCTGGGCATGTTCGAGGCGCTGGGGGTGACCGACCCCGGCATCCGCATTCTGGTGCTGCGGCAAGTGGACAAGCTGGACAAGCTGTCGCGCGAGGATGTTCTGAACCTGCTGACGGCGGACGGCATTGCCCTGTCAGGTGAACAGGCGGCCAGCGTACTGGACATGATCGGGTTCAGCGGGTCGTCGGCGGACACGCTGGCTCATCTCGACCGCCTGGGTCTGGACAATGACCTGTTCAAGGAAGGCGTGGAGGAACTGCGTCAGGTGGTGGCGGCCCTGATCGCCTTCGGCGTGCCGGAGACGCATTGGCGTATCAATCTGGCCATTGCCCGTGGTCTGGATTACTACACGGGCACCGTCTATGAGACGTTCCTGACCGATCACCGGTCGCTGGGTTCCGTCTGCTCCGGCGGGCGGTATGAGAATCTGGCCGGGCTTTATACCAAGTCGAAGCTGCCGGGCGTGGGCATCTCCATCGGCTTGACGCGCCTGTTCTATGCGCTGGAGCAGGCCGGGATCGTTAAGGATGGCGACAGTTCCGTGCAGGCCCTGGTCACACAGTTCGATCCCAGCCTGTTGAACGATTATCTCGCCATCGGTGCCGCCCTGCGCCAGGGCGGGGTGAATACCGAGATCTATCTGTCGCCCGACAAGCCGGCCAAGCAGTTCAAATATGCCGATAAGGCCGGCATCCGTTACGCGGTAATCATGGGCAGCGACGAGAAGGCCAAGGGCGAGGTCCTGGTGAAGGACATGGTGGCCGGCACGCAGGAAGCTGTGAAGCTTGGGGAACTGGTGGGTTGGTTCAAAGGGGCGATTGGGTGA
- the glpX gene encoding class II fructose-bisphosphatase, which produces MDRNLALEVVRVTEAAALSASLLMGRGDEKAADQAAVDAMRKALNSLSIDGTVVIGEGERDEAPMLYIGEKVGTGNGPKIDIALDPLEGTTICAKGGPNALAVIAMAEAGGFLNAPDVYMEKIAVGGGLPGGVVDLDEKVETNLRNLALAKGADVSELVVCILDRPRHAELIARVREAGARIMLIGDGDVSGVIATAQPNAGIDLYMGSGGAPEGVLAAAALRCIGGQFQGRLIFRNDAERERAKRWGVTDLDKKYSLYDLARGDVMFCATGVTTGPMLGGVRRFPGGAITHSVVMRSKSGTVRYVEAHHNLRTKTSFIPEAKR; this is translated from the coding sequence ATGGACCGTAATCTGGCGCTGGAAGTGGTCCGCGTCACCGAGGCGGCGGCCCTGTCGGCGTCGCTGCTGATGGGCCGTGGCGACGAGAAGGCCGCCGATCAGGCCGCCGTGGACGCGATGCGCAAGGCGCTGAACAGCCTGTCCATCGACGGTACCGTGGTGATCGGCGAGGGCGAGCGCGACGAAGCCCCGATGCTGTATATCGGGGAAAAGGTTGGCACCGGCAACGGCCCTAAGATCGACATCGCGCTGGACCCGCTGGAAGGGACCACCATCTGCGCCAAGGGCGGCCCGAACGCCCTGGCCGTCATTGCCATGGCGGAAGCCGGCGGCTTCCTGAACGCGCCCGACGTGTACATGGAAAAGATCGCTGTGGGCGGTGGCCTGCCGGGCGGTGTGGTTGATCTGGACGAAAAGGTTGAGACCAACCTGCGCAATCTGGCGCTGGCCAAGGGTGCGGATGTGTCGGAACTGGTGGTCTGTATCCTGGACCGTCCGCGCCATGCCGAACTGATCGCGCGTGTGCGTGAAGCCGGTGCCCGCATCATGCTGATCGGCGATGGCGACGTGTCGGGCGTGATCGCGACCGCACAGCCCAATGCCGGCATCGACCTGTATATGGGTTCCGGTGGTGCGCCGGAGGGTGTGCTGGCCGCTGCCGCGCTGCGCTGCATCGGCGGGCAGTTCCAGGGCCGCCTGATCTTCCGCAACGATGCCGAGCGTGAGCGCGCCAAGCGCTGGGGCGTCACCGACCTGGACAAGAAGTACAGCCTGTACGATCTGGCCCGTGGCGATGTGATGTTCTGCGCCACCGGCGTGACCACCGGCCCCATGCTGGGCGGCGTGCGCCGCTTCCCCGGCGGGGCCATCACCCATTCCGTGGTGATGCGGTCCAAGTCGGGCACGGTGCGTTATGTCGAGGCGCACCATAACCTGCGCACCAAGACCAGCTTCATTCCGGAAGCGAAGCGGTAA
- a CDS encoding GIN domain-containing protein yields MRKSASVLFAGIAFVAMAGLAQAENSGPMRFDGSDLTIRDVVGEVKVNVDPSAKDVIVTIDAKPEEFPMLSARAGDGGVVVARTKPIEKQGRRDWKMDDGDVVITITIPKGGSIRIDDMVGKLEVGDLDGPLTADIRAAADLKTGRLSAARIDVAGAAGIRTGDIAGKLDLNIAGAGDIDIGTVRQGADIKIAGFGNVDVAGVNGPVSVRVSGVGDVDLNDGKVDLLDVSVSGLGSVNFDGEAKDRRISSSGLASVRVNGKKISG; encoded by the coding sequence ATGCGTAAATCCGCTTCTGTGCTTTTCGCTGGTATCGCGTTCGTTGCCATGGCCGGGCTTGCCCAGGCCGAGAATTCGGGTCCGATGCGGTTCGACGGATCGGACCTGACCATCCGCGACGTGGTGGGCGAGGTGAAGGTGAATGTCGATCCGTCGGCCAAGGACGTGATTGTCACCATCGATGCCAAGCCGGAGGAATTCCCGATGCTGTCGGCGCGGGCTGGTGATGGCGGCGTGGTCGTCGCCCGCACCAAGCCCATCGAAAAGCAGGGGCGCCGTGACTGGAAAATGGATGATGGCGACGTGGTCATCACCATCACGATCCCCAAGGGCGGCTCCATCCGCATCGATGACATGGTCGGCAAGCTGGAAGTGGGGGACCTGGACGGCCCGCTGACCGCCGATATCCGCGCGGCGGCTGACCTGAAGACCGGCCGGTTGAGCGCGGCCCGCATCGATGTGGCGGGTGCCGCCGGCATCCGTACCGGCGATATTGCCGGCAAGCTGGACCTGAACATCGCCGGAGCGGGCGATATTGATATCGGCACCGTGCGACAGGGCGCGGATATCAAGATCGCCGGGTTCGGCAATGTCGATGTCGCCGGCGTCAATGGCCCCGTCTCCGTGAGGGTCAGTGGCGTCGGCGATGTCGATCTTAATGACGGCAAGGTCGATCTGCTGGACGTGTCGGTGTCCGGCCTCGGCTCCGTCAATTTCGATGGGGAAGCCAAGGACCGCCGCATCAGCTCTTCCGGGCTGGCCAGCGTGCGGGTCAATGGCAAGAAGATTTCCGGTTGA